In Setaria viridis chromosome 5, Setaria_viridis_v4.0, whole genome shotgun sequence, the genomic stretch tTTACAACTGACACGACTTTCTTTTTGTGTATGATCAAAAGTTGCCTTGCCATCCCCAGTTACAAGATCCAGTCATGTCAACCGAGGCATTATTACGTCGCTGAAATCTGCAAAGTACAATGACTAGGGAACCAACAGCACCGCATGGTGGCAGTAgaatctctgcatgccacctgCTTCGATGATCAAGGCAAGATCGGTACGCGCAGAGCCCCCTTTTGTTCCGTAGCCCACTTTTGCCGcacctaagggggtgtttggatacacccccataaattttagtacccgtcacatcggatgtttggatactaattaggagtattaaatatagtctaattacaaaactaattacacagatagagtctaattcgtgagacgaatctattaagcctaattagtccatgatttgataatgtggtgctacagtaaccatttgctaatgatagattaattaggcttaatagattcatctcgcgaattagtataggggttctgcagttagttttataattagctcatgtttagtcctgctaattagcatctgaacatccgatgtgacccctcctaaagtttagtacccccatccaaacaccccctaatttggCCAGGATAAACTAGAATAGCAGAGTCTCTTTTTAACCAAAGAGTAAACACCGGAGCTCGGAAGGAGGAGCTTCTTTTAAGTTAGCGGACCGGAGGATATTCTGCAACTGAAGCTAGAACAATTTCCGTTCATATTTCTTCCTTTCTGTCACGCTGAAATGGATCGTTTTTCCTGTCAGAAACAGAAATTGGGCCGTGTTCCGATCCAATTTGGATTATATTCAAGGCGAAACAGTCCAGGTGACACTTGCGTCCAACAACTCTCTGCCACTATACTGCTAGTGTTCCACATGACACTCTCGGAGTGGTACAGCCGGACGTACGGGTGCAGACGTCAACGCGTCAGTGGCGTCACGGAGCATCCAGCATCGGTTGATCGCACCCGCGCGTACAGGTGCGGGAAGGATGGAAGCGCGAATGATCGAAGcatatggaagaagaaaaaattagCGCGAAAAACAACAGCGCACCATCACGCGGTATTCTAGTTGTTGCTTAGAACGAACACCAGCCAGCCGAAAGCACAAACTGCCGCCGACGATGGATCCCCTGCCTGGCGGGATCCCGGATTCCCAGCTCGTGCGGTTCCGGCAATCCGCTTCCTGTGCTACCGGCTCTACTCGCTCTCGGGGGCAGCACCTGCTCTGGTCACTTCAGTCTTCACACCGAGAACCATCGCTCGCGCGCGACGTTGCCTGCGGTCGGGATCCAACGACCAACAGCTCGCCGAGCGCGACGCCTGAAGGTCCAGACGGAACCGCATAGCGCCCCTGCTGCTGGCACGGCCCACGCACCTGCGGCTTCCGGCTTCCGCCCTTCAATGCCAGCCCGCGATCACACGAATTCGGCTCGTTACCTCGTTCTCGATCGTGTCTTCCTGTcccccgccgggcgccggcccaAAGCCGACGAGGTTGACCTCCGGGGTCGTAACGGGAGTGTCGGCACGAGGCTCCAAAGCCGTACTGCACGGGTGGCGGGTTTCGCGAATCAGGCTTGTGCGATCACACTACTCTACTACAGGCTCGACGCGCAATAAGCTTTGTTACAGTGACGAAATAAACATACACTCACAGTGATGAGCTACACAACCTTTGCGACATCGAAGAACGGAACAAGGGAGTCTCCGTACGATTGGTACGTACGAGCCGAGTCTCCAACTCTCCATGCGAGGTCACCTTACTGTTTGGAAGAACAGGAGCGTTCGCCTTGGACGGATTATCAGCCGACAGCGTTCGCCTTGGACGGATCGATCGGCGTCGGATGGGATCCGAATCCAAGAAAAATGGGGGAGCTATCTATACACACGGCCCTAATCAATTAATCCTCTGATAATCGCATTGGTTTGCAGATCGTAATCAGGGCCATGTGTGCATCATTGACTTGGGTGTCACGCTAATTAAGTGCGGTTTCGGAAATAACCTGTCGACGATGATCTGGCACGGGGCGGGCAAACGCGGACCGGAACTCGGAAGTAGCCATGCACATACATGCAAAAGGTGCTGTACGTGGTGGCTACCGGCTAGTGGCCACTTGGATTTCTTTGGACCCCCTCGATCGTGTTAGTGTCCGTCTCGTCGTGGTCTCCATCGATCGGCCAATCGCCGTTGAAAGATGAGACATGCCTAGCTTTTTCTAGAATATATATTTTTGCGGCACAGCTTAGTTACAGCGCCGTAGCGGTGATAGCTGACATGGTGATATCTCAACTGTTAGCACTGCACTAGCACACTAGTCCCTTTTTCTACGTGGTCATAATTGAGACCCAGTAAAATTAACAATATATGCTAATATTGTTCCTGGCATAAAAAAAACTAGTACTATATAATCACCTGTATTATGAAACAGAGCACGTTTCTGATGAGCCTCAATTGATTAAATCTATGATTTGGGTGGGAATTATTACCACACCGTTCGTTGTTTAGTACATGCTATAGCCAATAGTCCACGTGGATAAGTCTCGAAGCAAAAGTAAATATATTCTCAAGCACGATCTGGCCCTTGTCAGCTATACTGAAAGCTGGAAAGGCTATCGCCAAGCGTCCACGCTACTGACGATCCCAGCTCCTCTTTTACAAGATGCATCCAGCAAAatctctcccttttttttttccctctctccATGCAGTTGCATTTGCAGCGCATGTCAACCTGTTCGTGCGGGGTCGTTTTCCCCCCGCCTAGAGTATGTTCCCCTGTCCATGAGAGTAGGCTGTGCCGCTTTTGAGTTTTGCCCTCCCTTCTTCCCTCTGCTGCCTCGCTGAACAATCAACGTCGCTGGGATCATCCTGGCTCGGCATTTCAACAGGTGGAGATTTGCGGCCATGCCATCTCGCTGTCAGGCTAGGCTTTCGTGGCTGCACATCTGTAAATCTGACACGACCCGTCGAGTGGGAATGCCAGTGGGCACGGATGCAGACGAGTTCATGTGCGTTATAAAATAGTATGAGGTTATCAGAGTAAAAATGGAAAATGGGcgtttaaaaaaaaggaaaattggccgcgaaaaaataaaaaagaacaaagACGAAAAGACACTGGGATGATAAGCAGTGGGAGAGAAAGGAGAAGCAGCAGCACGATGGCCCATTTAGACCCGCTGCCAAAGAAAGATGGTTGAGCTGGGCTAGACGTTTTGCCTGACAAACCACTTTCGGTGTGGGCGCAACTCCAGAAATGGGTTGGGCCTAAGGTTGAGCCGGAAAACATACTCTATCCGGGCCATATCATACCACCAGAAAAACGCCAAGATTTTATGGGCTGGACCATTGGATCACGGTGATTGTTTTTTTCTTGGTGGATCGGTTGGGCTCTGACCCATCGCAGCTGGTGTTACCAGACATAATAGGCCTTGCCTTAGCGTAAAAGTTGACTTTCAGATCAACCCTCTCACGCACGACAGGACTGGACTGCCCGTCGTGCCGCACGGCGAAAACAGAGCAGATCACCAAACGGAATGCCTGCACAAGTACGCAGGGCAGGTGTGCAGATACAGATATCACCGTCCATATACACGTAGATGTTGCACAAGCATTTGGCGTCCTTAAGATTGTCCTGAAACCTGACGATTCTTCTGTTGAAAATTCCAGAAAGGCTAGGAAACTAGTGTCGTGTTAGAGGCAGACTTTCACAACCAAAAGGAACAGACCAGAGTAATGAGGCCGTGGTAGTTGAGTACCGCATCTACAGAGACGTGCAACCTATATACAAGAGCTCTGGCTCCCCACTGACGATAGCTCCATGGATCCATTCTCGTGGCGGGTGCCATATGCTCTTTGTCAGTTCCATGGTGAGACTTTACCATCTCTGATGACCCCTGCCACCATCCTTCAGTCACACCGATTGCCTGACAGGCTGACACAATAtcagggtgtttggctggactaaaaatttatgtcacatcgaatattcgaagactaattaggagattaaatatgagctaattataaaactaattacacagatgaaggctaatttgtgagatgaatctattaagcctaattaatccattattagcatatgtttactatagcatcaccttgtcaaatcatggactaattaggcttaatagattcgtctcgcaaattagcctccatctgtacaattggttttgtaattagtgtatgtttaatacttctaattagtatctaaatattcaatgtgacaggaattttaggagctcctaaagaacaaacaccccctaggaatcaggaaaaaaaaaaaacctcttCGCTCTAAACACCAATGTGGCACTGGAATTATCACGTGCTGGAATAATTGCCAATCCAGTAACGAGCAGACCAGAAGATTGGTAACCTGAATGTTTAAGAAACCTAATACTAACAGCTAAATATCGTATGTAAAGCGTAGGGACGTAATCTGAACGTGCAAGAAAACCACTAATTCAGGCCATCTGCTCGCCATGACCCGGACCGCCCATGTTGCTTCCCACCTAAACAAAACCAAGCACAAGCCGAGGCTGCAAGAGCGGAAAGAGCCAGGAGGAAGGAAGCATGGCGCGAGCGAGGAAGGAGACGGTTAGGCCAACCGTTTGTATCCTCCAGTCCTCcacgcacctcctcctccactcttGGCGCCAAAGCAAAGCCGTTAGATTATTGGTCGCCATCCCGAACCCAACCCGCCCGCCCTCCGCCCCTCCCACCATTTATCCTTCCCGGAGAAAACAAGCGCGCCATGCCAATGCCCcctccgccctcctccggcaTCGTCGCGCCAGAGCAGCAATGCGgccgccttcctcttcctcttcgtcggcgacggcaatggcggcgccgggaggccgcggcggcggccgggtgtCCGCGTTCACGATGCGCGCGGTGGCGCGCATGTCGAGGGCGCGGTGGTTCATCTTCCTGCGCCGGGTGTACCAGTACCAGAACGGGCCCAGGTCCGACCTGGGCTCCAACCCCTTCAACTCGCCCGGCTGGCTCGCGCTCGAGCTCGGCGTCATCGTCGCGCAGATGGTCCTGaccaccgccgtcgtcgccaccTCACCCAGGGAGCGCCCCGCGTGGCCGCTCCGCCTCTGGGTCGCCGCGTACAACGTCGGCAACGTGCTCAGCCTCCCGCTCCTCTATTGGCGCCACCGGCATtcctccgccggcggccgcggcgacgcgATGTCGGACGACCTCGAGATGCACGCCGCCAACGATGCTCTAAGGTACGGCGAACTTATTAGCGTCTTAATACATTCATCTGTGTTCGTACCAACGTGAAATTTCTTGATGGAAATATATGTAATGGGATTCTCTGGCGAATTGAATCGAATGCAGGAACAGCTCGTTCCTGATGAACAAGGCGCGGGCGTTCCTGGAGCTGTTCTTCGCGATGTGGTTCGTGATGGGCAACGTGTGGGTGTTCGACGCGCGGCTGGGGTCGTTCCACCGCGCGCCGAGGCTGTACGCGCTCTGCATCGGCCTGCTCGCCTGGAACGCCGTCGTCTACTcgctccccttcctccttttcctcctgcTCTGCTGCTTCGTGCCCATGGTCGGCTACGCGCTCGGATACAACATGAACTCGGCCTccgtcggccggggcgcctccGACGAGCAGCTCGCCGCGCTGCCGCGGTGGCGGTTCAAGGAGCCGGATGTGCCGAGGGATCGAGACCACGACGACCAAGTGAGTAAATCGATCTCTCTTTCGCTCATGATGTTGCATACATTTGCAGACCAAGTTAGTTGTAGACTTGTAGCAAAAATTACAGCATTTCTAGCGTGGTGAGGTAGGAAACGGAGTTACGGAGTACTCCTGGATCGGTAAAGGATATCGCAAACAAATGATTGGTAATTAAAGTCAGCTGCAGGCCGGAATAGGATATCGCAAAAGTGACAAAACGTGCGTACGAAACTATAGAGAACATGCTCCCTTTTTGGATGATACTAAAGATAAGGAGTCCTAACCTTGCCTTTTTGGATCCTGCCAATTATAAGCACCTTTTTTCCTGCTATATCACCAACCGAACGAGCAAGCATGGACCCATCCTTAGCTTCATAGCTTGTTATATCTTGCTCATTGTTATGTGTCAAGCAAACTTGTTTCTGATGGAACTGCAAAAACCGCAGGAGTGCTGCATCTGCCTGGCGCAGTacagggagaaggaggaggtgcGGCAGCTGCCGTGCACGCACATGTTCCACCTCAAGTGCGTGGACAGGTGGCTCAGGATCATCTCCTCTTGCCCTCTATGCAAGCAAGAGCTCAAGTGATTGATGCCGACTCCACTCCTACAGATATATACATTCTCTGACCGCGCCCGCCGATCAGCGGGGCTTGCACCCTAAGACAGGGAGATTGGCCGGACGCGCCGCGCCACCCGCATGTACTGCGACCTCCGGCCGACACGGCGATGCGTGCGTCGTACCTCTCTCTCAGGGGTTTCGACGGACCTGTACTGACCTAGATGCTGACAGGCGATTGGGACACTTGCACTTGCAGCAGGTAGCTGAAAAGGGCGTGATATATACTTGGTCTAGGAAAGGTGGAAAATGtgtgaagaaaaggaagaagattcGTTTGTGTGTGTAATTTGTTGTGCCTGCCTTTGCTCCACAGAAAACTGAATACAAATATTTGGCGTAGAGATCAAATGAAAACAACAAGTTCTTCTCTTTGTTCCGATTTATACAATTCGATGTGTTTAGTGTTTACTACTACCCCCTGTTAGATATAGTTGACGTTTCAAGAAGTATCTAATTGTAGGTCAAATCAGATGTCCAAAATGTCATTTGGTTCGGACTGGAACGTTGCTCGtttcctctcctcaccgtcggcTTTCTTCTTGAGGCTATCGAGGAAACAGTTGTGTTTTCCGGCCCAGTCCAGCTGGTGCCTTCCGTCTCTCTTATATACTACACGGAGCCGGACTGGCAGGCAGGCGACAGCAGTCAACAGAGGTAGGCAGGCACTCAAGACTCCTGGGCTGCTGCAATGCTGCACTCTGTTTGTTCCCCAGTTTTGTTGCAACAATTTGGCCCATGTACCATTAGAAAGGTttagaattttttcatttttataaaGCTTTACATTACGTCATGGGCTGGCACAAGCAGCAAACTAAGAGTTGAATATATTAGGAGGGCTTGGGACAGGCCGTAAATCGGACCGAGCAAACGAAAATAAACGGGCGTCCCTGTACGTCTACCGGAAGTTGTTTAAACGTGTGAACTATAAAGCCCAATAGGTATCCAAAAGACCCAATTGTGCTGTTTCCGTTCCCTTCCAGGGACGCACCGCGGCTTGATTGGTTTGCTGTCGGCCGGAGCCTCCCGTTGGCCAGGCTCTCGAGATGCGGAGGCCTTACTAGCGTGCCCAGCAGTTTTTCTCCTCTTCGCGTCGCTCACGTGCACGCCAGCGCACCGCGCGAGCCTGGTTAAAGCGGAAACGAGGAAAAATTCTGGCCTAGCCGAAGAACAGCTTTCGGATGGCGAGAGCCTAGCCACGCTCCTAGTCTAGACAACCAATCACGCACACCCCCCCATGGGCCTGGATGACTGAAATGCAGGCATCCAACCATGCTCTTAGAGTTTTTTGATCGCGTGCGCCTCCGACCAGAATGGCCCGTGCGGgtgtttatttttttccatgtaACACCAGTTCTCAACTGTTTTTTTGACTTTTTTGCTGGGTGACTTTTTTTTGACTTTTTTGCGGGTAAAACATTCAGCCTGTTGTGCTTTCGGCCGTGCGGAGAGGGGAGATTTAACTATTTGCCACTTTTACGGATGGCACTCATTCGTTTGCTAATTTTATGTTGGCGCGCATAAAAGTAGCAAACGAAAGAGTGCCATCCGTAAAAGTGTGGTAAATAGTTAAATCTTCCTGCAGAGAGGGGAGGAGCAAGTACAGCCTGCTGGGTTAAAGCGCGCCCACGACTTGTTCCTCTCTATTTGCACGGTCCAATTTTGGGGTCGAGTACGACCTGGCCGAACAAGCTTTGTTCCTCTCTATTTGCACGGTCCAATTTTGGGGTCGAGTACGGCCTGACCGAACAAGCCTATATGTATTCAGACCTTTTAGCTAGTGACGTCCCGCAAGGAAgtaagaagacagactcctactaggattgctccgtaatcctactaggacttataCCATATAATTCTACTAGAACTTCTCcctgtaaccgactagtaatctcgccacctggagtatataaaggagggtaggggtccctagatcgacAGAACCACAACAAAGGactaaatcctcaataccaaacaacacccaagcgcatgGCGTAATATACAACACCACAAACAAGATGTAGgatattatgctactctggccgacctgaacctgtataatttgtgtcttgtatcctcacttttaccttcaagttccagatcCGACGATCCCCTactaaccaatctactacctcaggatacccctcggtaggttgctggatATAAAACACCGATACGTACGTAGACCAAATGTTGCATCAAAGATGGGACCCTGTGTGGCTGTGTGTGTGACGCATCTGCTCcaatccgtttcaaattgtaggtcattctagattttttagtttataaatattattatgcatctagatatattgtATGTATAAGTACATAATAATAcatatgaatttagaaaaatcaaaacaaacctacaatttagaaccgGTGAGCAGTTCACTGCTCCGACTGCCCAATTGTGTGATTCTGTGGAAGCTTCGCATAGACACCGTTCGTTCGGTCTTCGCTGCTGCCCAATTCTTTCGGTCATTGTATACGAGCAGACAATTTGCTTGATCCAGCAAGGCAGCGAGCCAGTTTCCCTTCTTCCCCGACTGCCCATTTCGCCCGGGTTACTTGTCTCCTCTACTCCGCCGTGCAGGCTCCAATTCCGCCGGCTGCCACTACGGGGAGACCGGCCGCCCCATGAGGCCACGACCAACGGAGCCCCCTTGGACCAGGATACGACGCTGCCTGCATGGTGTTCTAGTCCGTTTCCATGTCAACAATGAACAAAGCAGTAAATCACACATTGACAAAAGGGCTTCGTCGTCCCTATTTCTGTCTCCCGAAGAATTTTATATAGGTGTTTGGttttttagtccggactaaaattcatgtcacatcgaatatttggatgttaattaggatgattaaatatgagctaattataaaactaattacacagatggagactaattcacgagacgaatgtattaagcctaattaattcattattagcactgtttactgtagcaccatattatcaaatcatgaactaattaggtttaatagattcatctcgcaaattagcctctaATTCtgaaattaattttgtaattagtctatatttaatatttcttattagtatctaaacattcgacgtgacaAGAATTCTAGGAGCTACTGGAGAACCAAACAAGACCTAAGCCTGTGTGTCCTGCATGTGTTCTACCACCGGTGACGGTCAGGACGTAAGGGGCCGGCGC encodes the following:
- the LOC117855617 gene encoding E3 ubiquitin protein ligase RIE1 produces the protein MARARKETVRPTVCILQSSTHLLLHSWRQSKAVRLLVAIPNPTRPPSAPPTIYPSRRKQARHANAPSALLRHRRARAAMRPPSSSSSSATAMAAPGGRGGGRVSAFTMRAVARMSRARWFIFLRRVYQYQNGPRSDLGSNPFNSPGWLALELGVIVAQMVLTTAVVATSPRERPAWPLRLWVAAYNVGNVLSLPLLYWRHRHSSAGGRGDAMSDDLEMHAANDALRNSSFLMNKARAFLELFFAMWFVMGNVWVFDARLGSFHRAPRLYALCIGLLAWNAVVYSLPFLLFLLLCCFVPMVGYALGYNMNSASVGRGASDEQLAALPRWRFKEPDVPRDRDHDDQECCICLAQYREKEEVRQLPCTHMFHLKCVDRWLRIISSCPLCKQELK